Below is a window of Anomaloglossus baeobatrachus isolate aAnoBae1 chromosome 8, aAnoBae1.hap1, whole genome shotgun sequence DNA.
CGGATTACTATTTGCATTTTCATGTGCACTTCTGATGCTACGAGATTCACAGGATATACCGGCTCAATGTGCAGAACATTATTAAATCGATGGATACAATCAGGAATCAGTCTATCTGCAGCCGGTCATAAAAGTACAAACTGATACAAAGTGCAGGAACTCCTGCAGTGTATAGAAACTAAACTTGTTATTAAGGCTGTGGGTGAGAACAGTCCGGAGCGGAGGAGGCAGAGTCTTTATTCCTTGTACTTGCCAAAATGTTCCCGGGCAATGATGAGCCTCTGGATCTGGGCTGTGCCTTCATAGATCTGCAACACAAGGAGCAAAAAGATTACATCCATACGTTATGGTACAATCGCCATGCTGATTGGTATCACTATCTGGACATGTGCACGAGGCGGTGATACAGCTCCAAACAACCCCCGGGGCATAAAAATCCAGACAAGGGGCAATTGGTAGAAATCCAACTCCCAAAAAATTCCTCCAAAACTTTTATTTGTAGTTTCTTAAAATTAATAGATACAGATTCATCTAAATCCAACGAGCTACGGCCTGTGTGCGGAGACGCCATGGGCCATCGTTACTCGCAAGCCACAGCTCGctggattaacactagaagtcccaggaatttccagctccatagggttccaatggtagaaatgttaaatgacccctctctgggacttcgtgtaaggcccccttcacacgtccgtgaaaaacacgcacgtgtgttacgggccgtttttcgggtccgtgtcccgtttttgtgtccgtttttatggtccgtgtggcacctgtgtgaattgcgtatgctagccgtgtttgtgtgcagaacgtccgtgtgtgcgtgtggaattaacgtgtatgtgtacgtgtaatgtccgtgtgtgtgatgcacaatgtcgtttataaaatgtcggctgacagcagacagagttgcgcgatgagaatgaactcgggtgaacttcacccgacttcatcctcataccgcggctctgtctgtgtcgagtactgattagcggtcacctgtgaaggattcaccggtgaccgctaatcccccgagtgactgaagtgtccccccctctctcatactcatcgatccccgatcaccggcgctgcacggcgttcacactgctgcggcggcttttactattttgaaaaagccggccgctcattaaacaatctcctattccctgctttccccgcccaccggtgcctatgattggttacagtgagacacgcccccacgctgagtgacaggtgtcacactgcacccaatcacagcagccggtgggcgtgtctatactgtgcagtaaaataaataaataaataattaaaaaaaaacggcgtgcggttccccccaattttaatgccagccagataaagccatacggctgaaggctggtattctcaggatggggagctccacgttatggggagccccccaccctaacaatatcagtcagcagccgcccagaattgccgcatacattatatgcgacagttctggggctgtacccggctcttcccgatttgccctggtgctttggcaaatcggggtaataaggagttattggcagcccatagctgccaataagtcctagattaatcatgtcaggcgtctatgagacaccctccatgattaatctgtaagttacagtaaataaacgcacacacaccagaaagaagggaattttgttacttaccgtaaattccttttcttctagctcctattgggagacccagacgattgggtgtaaagcactgcctccggaggccacacaaagcattacactaaaaagtgtaaggcccctccccttctggctatacacccccagtgggatcactggctgctcagttttagtgctaaagcaagaaggaggaaagccaataactggtttaaacaaattcactccgaagtaacaacggagaactgaaaaccattcaacatgaacaacatgtgtacccgaaaacaaccaaaaatcccgaaggacaacagggcgggtgctgggtctcccaataggagctagaagaaaaggaatttacggtaagtaacaaaattcccttcttcttcggcactccattgggagacccagacgattgggacgtccaaaagctgtccctgggtgggtaaagaaatacctcatgttagagctgcaaagacagccctcccctacggggaggcaactgccgcctgcaggactcttctacctaggctggcgtccgccgaagcataggtatgcacctgataatgtttggtgaaagtgtgcagactcgaccaggtagctgcctggcacacctgttgagccgtagcctggtgtcgtaatgcccaggacgcacccacggctctggttgaatgggccttcagccctgatggaaccggaagcccagcaacacggtaggcttcaagaattggttctttgatccatcgagccagggtggctttagaagcctgcgaccctttgcgcttaccagcgacaaggacaaagagtgcatccgagcggcgcaggggcgccgtgcgggaaatgtagattctgagtgctctcaccagatccaacaaatgtaaatccttctcataccgatgaactgcatgcggataaaaggaaggcaaggagatatcctgattaagatgaaaagaggataccaccttagggagaaactcctgaatggggcgcagcactaccttgtcctggtggaacaccaggaagggagccttggatgacagcgctgctagttcagacactctccgaagagacgtgaccgctaccagaaaggccactttctgtgagagtcgagaaagtgaaacatccctcagaggctcgaagggcggcttctggagagcaacaaggaccttgtttagatcccacggatctaacggccgcctgtacggagggacgatatgacaaaccccctgcaggaacgtgcgcacctgagaaagtcgcgctagacgcttctgaaaaaacacggatagtgccgagacttgtcccttaagggagccgagcgacaagcccttttccaacccagattgcaggaaggaaagaaggacaggtaacgcgaatggccagggggatactccttgtgcagagcaccaggataagaaaatcttccacgttctgtggtagatcttagcagaagtggacttcctagcctgtctcatggtggccacgaccccttgggataatcctgaagacgctaggatccaggactcaatggccacacagtcaggttcagggccgcagaattccgatggaaaaacggcccttgggacagtaagtctggtcggtctggtagtgcccacggttggccgaccgtgagatgccacagatccgggtaccacgacctcctcggccagtctggggcgacgagtatgacgcggccgcaatcggatctgatcttgcgtagcactctgggcaagagtgccagaggtggaaacacataagggagccggaactgcgaccaatcttgcactaaggcgtctgccgccagagctctttgatcgcgagaccgcgctatgaaggtcgggaccttgttgttgtgccgagacgccattaggtcgacgtccggcaccccccagcggcggcagatttcctgaaacacgtccgggtgaagggaccattcccctgcgtccatgccctggcgactgaggaagtctgcttcccagttttctacgcccgggatgtgaactgctgatatggtggatgctctgtcctccacccacaacagaatccgccggacttcctggaaggcttgccgactgcgtgtccctccttggtggttgatgtatgccaccgctgtggagttgtctgactgaattcggatctgctttccttccagccactgctggaaggctagtagggcaagatacactgccctgatttccagaacattgatctgaagggtggactcctgctgagtccacgtcccttgagccctgtggtggagaaaaactgctccccaccctgacagactcgcgtccgtcgtgaccactgcccaggatgggggtaggaaggatcttccctgtgataatgaggtgggaagaagccaccattgcagagagtccttggccgtctgggaaagggagactttcctgtccagggaagttgtcttcccgtcccattggcggagaatgtcccattgaagtgggcgcagatgaaactgcgcgaacgggactgcctccattgctgccaccatcttccctaggaagtgcatgaggcgccttaaggggtgcgactgaccatgaaggagagactgcacccctgtctgtagtgaccgctgcttgtccagcggaagcttcactatcgctgagagagtatgaaactccatgccaaggtacgttagtgattgagtcggtgacagatttgactttgaaaagttgatgatccacccgaaagtctggagagtctccagcgcaacattcaggctgtgttggcatgcctcttgagagggtgccttgacaagtagatcgtccaagtaagggatcaccgaatgtccctgagagtgcaagactgctaccactgccgccatgaccttggtgaaaacccgtggggctgtcgccagaccaaatggcagagctacgaactggagatggtcgtctcctatcacgaaacgtagaaaacgttggtgctctgtagcaatcggcacgtggagataagcatctttgatgtctattgatgcaaggaaatctccttgagacattgaggcaatgactgagcggagggattccatccggaaccgtctggcgttcacatgcctgttgagcagctttaggtccagaacaggacgaaacgagccgtccttttttggaaccacaaagagattggagtaaaaaccttgcccttgttcctgcggaggaacagggatcaccactccttctgctcttagtgagcacactgcCTGCAGAAGGGCCTCTGCTcgatcgggatgtggggaggttctgaagaaccgaggcggaggacgagaactgaactctatcctgtacccgtgagacaaaatgtctgttacccaccggtccttgacctgtggcagccaaatgtcgcaaaagcgggagagcctgccaccgaccgaggatgcggagggaggaggccgaaagtcatgaggcagccgccttggaagcggtgcgtccggttgctttcttggggcgtgagtgagcccgccaggaatctgagcccctttgctccttctgagtccctttggacgaggagaattgggccttgccggagcctcgaaaggaccgaaacctcgactgccacttcctctgttgaggtttgcttgatctgggctggggtaaggaggaatctttacccttggattgcttaatgatttcagccaattggtcaccaaacagtctgtctccagatagtggcaagctggttaaacattttttggaagcagaatccgctttccattcctttaaccacaaggctctgcgcaaaaccacagagttggcagacgccattgaggtacggctcgtagagtctaggacagcgttgatagcgtaagtcgcaaacgcagacatttgcgaggttagggacgccactcgcggcactgctggacgtatgatagagtccacctgtgccagaccagctgaaatagcttggagtgcccacacggccgcgaatgctggagcaaacgacgcgccgatagcttcatagacagactttaaccaaaggtccatctgtctgtcattggcatctttaagtgaagccccatcctccactgcaactatggatctagccgcaagcctggagatttgccggtagatcagccccacaagcggcacaagcaacgcatacagcctgtgtcttggcacccttgcgttttgcggatgacatgctgttgtctcctcagagcaagatagggtatacagccaagaagcgaccttacagtgcagtatatatatataaatatggtatagagaaaaaaagtacaccaatataacactgtggcactagtggggccagcactaaagtgctgcttaccgcccgcttaacgcgggtgtgtggtcgccagaaatcccttgtctgggtctcccagagcctgtgtccgttctccagccagactgcatgtaggaatggctgccggcgtcctatggagaggggcgggccctgggcgtgtgcagacaaagagcgggaaacctgcgtcccactgtgctcagtgagagggctggagcatgtaaataaggctccagccctcggcgctgactatcgtacagcgtctctcccttgccctgattgacagggcgggggcgggaacgaagcggagctaggccgcaaaagccggggactaaatttataagcgacgccgtcgtaaaagcacggtcggcgctaagtccccggcgcactacaagtctcagccgcgccgccgctctaggggcggccggcgcggcagtccccaacacaaagtcactcagagaaactgcagtgactgtaaccccagcgcgcagcgctactgtccccggcgcactagcacacccagcaagtctgggatgtgcgcggtctgtccatacggggacacagagtacctgaatgttgcagggccttgtccctgaatggtaccccgctccgtatccagcaggttctacgggtctgtggatggagcccggcctcagggcttgggggccggtaagatcccacttcctcagagcccctcagggggatggggaaggaaagcagcatgtgggctccagcctccgtacccgcaatgggtacctcaaccttaacaaacaccgccaaaaggaatggggtgagaagggagcatgctgggagccctatatgggccctcttttcttccatccgatatagtcagcagctactgctgactaaacagtggagctatgcgtggatgtctgacctccttcgcacaaagcttgaaaactgagcagccagtgatcccactgggggtgtatagccagaaggggaggggccttacactttttagtgtaatgctttgtgtggcctccggaggcagtgctatacacccaatcgtctgggtctcccaatggagcgccgaagaaaaatcctttattagaaataaaaacacacacacattccctggttcaccactttaatcatccccgaaaaagccctccatgtccggcgtcatccaggatgctccagcgtcgcatccagcgctgctgcatggaggtgacaggagctgcagaagacaccgccgctccggtcacctccacgcagctaatgaagacagccgtgcgatcagctgagctgtcacagaggtaacctcagtgacagatcagctgatcgcacggctgtcttcattagctgcgtggaggtgaccggagcggcggtgtcttctgcagctcctgtcacctccatgcagcagcgctggatgcgacgctggagcatcctggatgacgccggacatggagggctttttcggggatgattaaagtggtgaaccagggaatgtgtgtgtgtttttatttctaataaaggattttttctggtgtgtgtgtgtttatttactgtaacttacagattaatcatggagggtgtctcatagacgcctgacatgattaatctaggacttattggcagctatgggctgccaataactccttattaccccgatttgccaaagcaccagggcaaatcgggaagagccgggtacagccccagaactgtcgcatataatgtatgcggcaattctgggcggctgctgactgatattgttagggtggggggctccccataacgtggagctccccatcctgagaataccagccttcagccgtatggctttatctggctggcattaaaattggggggaaccgcacgccgtttttttttaattatttatttattttactgcacagtatagacacgcccactggctgctgtaattgggtgcagtgacacctgtcactcagcgtgggggcgtgtctcactgtaaccaatcataggcaccggtgggcggggaaagcagggaataggagattgtttaatgagcggccggctttttcaaaatagtaaaagccgccgcagcagtgtgaatgccgtgcagcgctgcgccggagatcggggaacggtaagtatgagagaggggggggaaactgaccaacagagtgtgagagagggacagacagacagagagaccgacagagagactgaccgacggactcagggagattgacggacatacacagaaatagaaagaatagccgacatcactagaaataaaaacaccaaacggacacggactataggtatatgcatacgtgtttactaacgtgtgtgcacatacccatagactttcattgtgtccacgtgtgcgtgctccgtgcagataacggacatgcatccgtgccaaacgcaaacacatacggatcacggacacgcacataatgaaataacggacgtgtgaccacaatcatagattaacattggtgcacgtttggccgtgtctccggtatatacggaaacggaccaaacacgcacgtgtatcacggacgtgtgaagggggcctaagaggaaTCTACATCCATTCATTTTCAGAAGTTTGCATTTTAAGCTTTTTTGGGAGCTGGATTTGTACCATTTGCACCTTGGCTTCTTCACGCTTCTCATAGCGATTCCTGTGCCAAAAACACCAGTTTGCCACATTGGGTGACCATGGCTTTCTTGCATATAAATGCAGCACATTGCCATTGTATCAGCCCTAACGGTGCCTCCAACTCTATGAAAAGGGGTTAGCCAGGATTTCAATTTTTTTACAAAAACAGCGCCACATCTCTCCACAGGTTGCGTGTTGTATTACATATCAGACTCACTGCACGGACTAAAACTGCAATACCAAACACAACCTGTAGACAAGGGAGGCGCTGTTTTGGGGAAAAAGCAGCTGTGTTTTTTTAATACAATCCCTATAACAGTCTCAGGTGCATTTCATATACATTGTATATGTCTGATACTCTAATCCAGGTTATCTGACAATCCAGCACCCAACAGATCCCACAGATATTCCAGGCCTAGGGCAGAGACTCACAGGATGTGACTGCCGCATGCACCGCCTGCAGCCAGCACTGAGCGCATGACTttgtgttaggcccgtttcacacgtcagtgaaaaacagtgacgtttttcactggcgtgtaaaacacgcacatgtccctgcgtgtgccgagattcacggcacacgtgggttgtctaagtgcaatccgggctccgttctccgtggcccgtgattgcacttagaaatcaactcacctgtgcccgctcccgctgtccatggtgctgatcgctcccgcggtgcagcatccggccggcgctgacccccgcagcagctgcttccgggtcagctgtgtcgtacatcatgaatatgcgcgacagtaatgagccggctcagaagcagcagggagaacaggctgcagagagtgcggctgaagccgggtgagttaaaatgttttttattttagaagcacgtttttttctggcacgtgtttcacggaccacaccactgcgtggtccgtgggacatcagtgatgccagaaaaaaatggacatgtctccgtgcggcaatcacgcacacgcgggtacaccgcacggagacacgtgcagtgacaaatcactgacgtgtgagcagacccattcattataatgggtctgcatatgtcagtgattctggtacgtttaaaaaaaagcacaaacgtcccagaatcactgacgtgtgaaaggggccttaatgcgGATATTTCCTGCACTCAAACACCTTCGCTCCCCCTTGTGAGTCCACAGCCTGATATAAGCTGTGCACAGCTTATGTCATTAAACCCCTTCCCATCATGGCCAATTTTCTTttttcctgctcttttgtttttttgctcctcttcttcgagAAGCAACATCTttttatagttatatatttttataatcttTTGTGCAAAGTGCTGTATTTTTTATTAGAATCCATACAATAGTTTGATTGTTTTTTTGTAGTATATTTTGATGGAGGGGCAACAACTGAAACAATGACATTCCAAAGTTTGGCTTTTGTTCTTTACATTTTATCTCTTGGGTTAAATCAGTTAATATTTTGATTGATCGGAATTTTAGgaggacacttttttttttaatttcctttattttttttatttttggaaggggacaggagattatatatatatatatatatatatatatatatatatatataatctctttaAATTCTCTTAAAGAACTTGAAGCTGCGATAGTTTGATCACTTGTACTACAGGCTGAAATGCTTGAGTGTTGCTGATATGGCACAAATAATGATCCTCTGTGGAGCCCTGTGGCAGGTTTTCTCAGGAGCACCAAGATGGAAGTGGCCGAGGGTCTTCAGTAGGTCCATGGCTGCCATGACAAGCCCGTCGGCACCTTGCAATCATGTCTGGTAGGGGTTCAGATTAATGATTGCCACAACAGACGGCCCTACCTGGATTACGCCACTTGAAATGCTGACAGATGACTAAACAGCGGCATTACAACGGTGTAAAAGAAGCAGGCTCCAGTCGCTCAGAGACAGATGCTGGCTGTAGACCACAGTCGGCACCTGCCTTGTGTAGCTTCTGATCCACATGCCATAAACCCAAAATCTCCGCAGGATGTAATAGTAAGGTGTCCAGCCCGTCAGACATTCACGAGTGACTGCACAGGCTTTTCGATTTCAGACCCCCTGTCTGTGCAGATCCGTCCCCCTTACCTGGTAGATTTTGGCATCTCTCATCAGCTTTTCCACAGGATAGTCGCTGTTAAATCCGTTTCCTCCAAATACCTGGACGGCGTCTGACGCCACCTGATTGGCGATGTCTCCTGCAAACGCTTTGGCAATGGAGGCGTAGTATGTGTTCCTCCTGCCGCAGTCCACCTCCCAAGCTGCCCTCTGATACGCCATGCGGGCTAGCTCCACTTTCATCGCCATCTCGGCCAGTAAGAAGGACACTGCCTGATGCTGGACAAAAACAAATAGAAGACAAATATGAACAGATCTATGGGATTgactctcaccaacctttgccagcACCTCCTCCACTCCGGCAAGGGCTCCCTCAGACGCAGCGGAGTCGTGGAGGGGGTGGTAAATAGCAGCATTGGGTTGGCAGCCCAGAAATAGCAGAACCAAGCCCTTCTCTATATTTATGGCCCGAGACAGCTGAAGTGACACAGCCGGAGGTCTATCACCTACGGCATGGAGGCCAAGCTAGAATCAGGTCCCCTGTGGCTTCAGTTACCTCCGCCAGGACTCTTCCAAAGGTCTTCCTCTCCAGCGAGTACTTTGTGGCTTCATCCAGCGCTCGCTGTGCTAACCCGACGGCACCCGCTGCCACCTGCAACAGACCCCATTATAGCCAAGGTGTACAATTTGCAGAGGGCAGGGAAGCTCCATAATCAATGAGTGTTTTACCGGTGGACGGGTCTTATCAAAAGCCCCCATGGCAATTTTAAAACCAGCTCCTTCTCCGATGAGGACGTTTTCAGCAGGAACTCTGACGTCTTCGAATACAATCCCCCTGGTGTCTGAGCAGCGCTGCCCCATATTCAGCTCCTGGAAACAAATGCAGCCAAGAAAAACAGTAAGTCCTTCCATACTTTACAGTTACAGTGCACTGAGGTGCAGCAAGCAGACAACTACCTGCTCCCCAATTGATACAAAAAAGATACAAAAGGTCACAGTGACTCAATACAGTGCTCACCTTTCTCCCAATTTGCACTCCAGGACTATCTGCCTCCACGATAAAGCCGGTAAATGCTTTTCCTGTTGGAGCCTTGGGGTCAGGATTTGTGCGAGCCAAAAGAAAGTACCTGCAGAAGATGCAGAAAAACTGATCATTACGATGCCGATATTGCCAAGGAACGCTGCATTGGAAGTAGAGTATTAGGTGGCACCTATTTATATTAATAGCGATTCGTAGCAGTGGACCCTCCTGTGACACAGAGGACAGGTGTTGTCTCTACGGGCCAGAGGACTCCACAGCCCAAAGAAGACCTCTGTTCTTCTTGACTCGTGCCACGAGTAGCACCCATCATTCACTGCTGCGCCTCCACAAATTCTGATCTGCACCTTTATGTCGGGAAGTTCTGCTTTTTGTTCAAATCCCCCataaaaatgaaaacgttacatGTGGCTTTATACTGTTAATACATGTGTTTATATGCAAAGATTTTATTACCCGAGATCTAACTATAGGCCAATAATTAGCCCTATCCATAGttcaaataaaagataaaaaaaaaaaaaacaagaacacaAAAACGTAGGCGTTTGGCCActaatttaaggctatgtgcgcacgtgtgcgtattgcatgcagttacgctgcgttctgcgtccccagcaaaatctatgaaaattgtgcatgagacgtgcgcacgtggcgta
It encodes the following:
- the ACADM gene encoding medium-chain specific acyl-CoA dehydrogenase, mitochondrial isoform X2 is translated as MSSLRVTRVLQRVARVGWRAQSTAPKTAAASSSSSPGFSFELSEQQREFQATARKFAREEVIPVAGQYDKSGEYPVPLIKRAWELGLMNGHIPEHCGGLNLGIFDTCLITEEVAYGCTGIQTAIEANSLGQMPVIIAGNEAQQKKYLGRMTEEPLMCAYCVTEPGAGSDVAGLKTRAEKKGNEYIINGQKMWITNGGKANWYFLLARTNPDPKAPTGKAFTGFIVEADSPGVQIGRKELNMGQRCSDTRGIVFEDVRVPAENVLIGEGAGFKIAMGAFDKTRPPVAAGAVGLAQRALDEATKYSLERKTFGRVLAEHQAVSFLLAEMAMKVELARMAYQRAAWEVDCGRRNTYYASIAKAFAGDIANQVASDAVQVFGGNGFNSDYPVEKLMRDAKIYQIYEGTAQIQRLIIAREHFGKYKE